A stretch of the Papaver somniferum cultivar HN1 chromosome 6, ASM357369v1, whole genome shotgun sequence genome encodes the following:
- the LOC113291194 gene encoding uncharacterized protein K02A2.6-like gives MVVVDRPTKYKQFVALTHPKTALTVAQEFLRHIFKLHGLPISIVYDRDKVFTSAFWQELFKSLGTRLNLNTAYHPQTNGQTKRRYLKDKDAMLDLLKESLHKSQERMKFFADHKRSDRSFEVGEQVYLKLQPYMQSSMAIISNFKLSPSFQIGSPSYIQNVSQLKKKLGAAAITAPTLPLNDEEGGIVLIPVASLELLQDYRKGNMVL, from the exons ATGGTGGTTGTTGACAGGCCCACAAAGTATAAACAATTTGTTGCTTTAACTCATCCTAAAACAGCACTTACTGTGGCTCAAGAATTCTTACGCCATATTTTCAAGCTCCATGGTCTGCCAATCTCTATTGTCTATGATAGAGACAAAGTGTTCACCAGTGCTTTTTGGCAAGAGCTCTTCAAATCATTGGGCACCAGATTAAACTTGAATACTGCATACCATCCACAAACTAATGGTCAAACAAAGAGG AGATACTTGAAGGACAAAGATGCCATGTTGGATCTTCTCAAAGAATCTCTTCATAAGTCCCAAGAGAGGATGAAGTTCTTTGCTGATCATAAAAGATCTGACAGATCATTTGAGGTGGGAGAACAAGTTTATTTGAAGTTGCAACCCTACATGCAGTCTTCTATGGCAATCATAAGCAACTTCAAACTATCACCAAG CTTTCAGATTGGCTCTCCCTCCTACATCCAAAATGTctcccaattgaagaagaagcttGGAGCAGCTGCCATTACTGCACCTACTCTACCCTTAAATGATGAAGAAGGTGGGATTGTTTTGATTCCAGTTGCTTCTTTAGAACTTCTCCAAGATTATCGCAAGGGCAACATGGTCCTATAG